From the Acidimicrobiales bacterium genome, the window CGGCCGTAGAGGTCGCCGAGCTTCCCCCACAGGGGCGTGGAGATCGTCGAGGTCAGCAGGTAGGCGGTGACCACCCACGACAGGTGGTTCAGGCCGTGCAGGTCGCCGGCGATGGTCGGCAGTGCCGTCGACACGATGGTCTGGTCGAGCGACGCCAGGAACATGCCCAGCATCAGCGCGCTGAGGATCACGAGGATGCGGCGGTGCTCGGCCGCGGTGAACTCCTGCTCTTCGGGCGTCGGTGGGGCGGTGGCGAGATCAGTCGACACGGCCGGCCTCCACGTCGTGCTCCAACGTGGACGCGAACCGGCCCAACAGCGATGCGAACGCCGTCAACTCGGCGTCGTCCCACCCGTCGAGGAGCTGTGCCAGCCACTCGCGCCGCGCCCGGAGGACCTTCTCCAGGGTGCGGCGCCCGGCCGCCGTCAGCTTGATGCGCGTGGCGCGCCGATCGTCGGGGTCGGCATGCCGGGTCACGAGGCCGTCGCGCTCGAGCTGCTGGACCTTGCGGGTCACGGTGGGGGCGTCCACCCCGAGCTGCTCGGCCAGGACGGTCACCCGGAGCGACTCACCCCCGGTGTGGAGCTTGTGGAGCAGGGCGGCCCCGGCCCGGTCGAGCCGGACCCCCGCCACCCGGAGCAGGCGCTCGTGCACCCTGACCTGGGTGATCGAACGGGCCACGACCTGCAGGGCGGCCTGGACCTGGCCCACGAGGTCGTCCGCTGTCCCGGCACCGCCGGTGGCGGCGGGCGAGATAGTTGCTTTCAACATATAACGACATCATATCGACCCGGCCGCCGCCCTCGTCCCGCCGGGGAGAGTTGTCGCCACGTTGCCAACGCCCGCCGACAGGCGCAGTGACCGGCGCGGGCACCGCCGGCGACAAGGGGAATTGGCCCCTGGCGGCCGGTACCGGGCGGAGCGACCCTTGGGGGGAAGCGATGTGGTCCCGAGGCGGTCGTCATGGTCAACGAGTACCGGTCGGTCCCCGAGAGCGGGCTCGCGGCCGAGGCCGCCGTCTCCACCGTCGCCGGAGTCCTGCTGGCTGGGTGGATCGTCGTGGAGGTCGCCGTCATCGGGGAGTTCAGCGTCCTCCCGGCGGTGTTCCTCGCCGCCGCGGTGGCGTTCGTCGTGCTCGGGCGGGTGTCCGGGCGGTCACCCGGGCGCAGGCCGCTGCGGCCTCCGGGCTAAGAGCCCGACCCACGGATAACGGCCACGGGGCACGGTGCGTGCGTCACGCAGTGCCGGCTGACCGAGCCGAGGAGCGCTCCCGTCAGGGAACGCCGGCCTCTGCCGCCCACGACGAGGAGCTGCGCGGCCTTGGCGGCGTCGAGCAGAACGGGTGCGGGTGCCCCATGCATGACCGTGCACCGGACGTCGATCCCCGGATCGGCACCGAGCACGTTCTCCACGAGGGCGTCGAGCGCCTGTCGGGTGGCGTCGACGGGGTCGAAGCTGGCGGGGAGGTCGGGCACGATCCCGAACGGCGTCGGATGCTCCGGATAGTCCCACGCCGCCACCACCGACAGGGCCGCCCCGGCCAGGCGGGCCTGGCGCGCCGCCCACCGGAGGGCTACGACCGACGAGTCCGACCCGTCGACGCCGACGACGATCGTCGGTCCGGGCGAGGTCCCGTTGTCCATGGTGCTCCTGTCGTCCGGTCCGGGTCCACGGTCGCTCGGACTCCACGACCGCGCCAATGCCGCCGCCACCTGGGACCTGGGGCCCTGGCGGGTCGTGCGCCCACACTGCAGGCTAGATGCGTGGCACGCACCACGTCCTGGGTGGCGCGCCCGTCGGCTCGGGCGCTGCGGTGACGTCCCGCCCCGCCGCGGACGACCTCCCTCTGGCGCCGCCGTCCACCGGCCCCGGGGCCGGCGGCGACGTCGCGGGTGGCGGGCTGACCGACGAGGAGGTGCGGACCCGCGTGCTGGCGGGCCGGGCCAACTCCGTGCCGGGCGGGCCGTCCCGCACGATCCCGCAGATCCTGGGGGCCAACGTCCTGACCCGCTTCAACGCCATCCTCGGCGGCCTCCTCGTGGTGGTGGCGTTCGTCGGACCTCCCCAGGACGGGCTCTTCGGGGTCGTCCTCGTCGTGAACGCCGCCATCGGGATCGGCCAGGAGCTCCGGGCCAAACGCGCCCTCGATCGTCTGGCCGTCCTGACGGCCCCGACGGCCCATGTCCGGCGGGCGGGCCTGCCCGTCGAGCTCGCCGTGGAGCAGGTGGTCGAGGACGATGTGCTCGAGCTCCACCCCGGCGACCAGGTGGTGGTCGACGGCGCCGTCCTGGTCGCCGACGGGCTCGAGGTCGACGAGTCCCTTCTCACCGGTGAGGCCGAACCGGTCCCGGTGGCGCCCGGTGACGACGTGCGCTCAGGGAGCTTCGTCGTCGCCGGCACGGGGGTGATGCGGGCCACGCGGGTGGGACGCGACGCCTATGCCCAGCGCCTGCAATCCGACGCCCGGCGGTTCGACGTGGTGCGCTCCGAGCTCGTCCAGGGCACCAACCACATCCTGCGCGTGGTCACGTGGGTGATGGTCCCCGCGGCCGCGCTGCTCGTCACGAGCCAGCTCCTGCGCTCGGGCCAGTCCCTCGCCGACGCGCTGCGGAGCTCCGTCGCCGGCGTCTCCGCCATGGTGCCCGAGGGCCTGGTCCTGTTGACGACGATCGCCTTCGCCCTCGGCGCCATCCGCTTGGCAGGGCGACGGGTCCTCGTCCAGGAGCTGGCCGCCATCGAGGGACTCGCACGCGTCGACGTCGTGTGCATCGACAAGACCGGCACCCTGACCGAGCCCGGGATGGTGGTGCGCGCCGTCGAGCCACTCGGTGCCACCGCCGACTCGCTCCTCCGCGACGTCCTCGGTGCGGTGGCCGGCGCCGATCCGGCGCGCAACGCCACCCTCGAGGCGATCGCCGCCGCCTGCCCGTCGCCGCCGGGGTGGCGCCCGGTGGCACGCGTCCCGTTCTCGTCCGCCCGGAAGTGGAGCGCGGCGCAGTTCGCCGTGGGCGGGACCTGGGTCCTCGGCGCCCCCGACGTCTTGTACGCCAACGTCCGGGAGGGGACGTTCCCGGCGACGGCGGTGGAGCGCCACAGCGAGGCCGGCCGGCGCGTCCTGCTCGTGGCCGGCACGGGCTCCCCGGCGCGAGACGCCGTCGCCCTCGCCGCCGGCGACCTCCCCGACGAGCTCGAACCGGCCGGCGTCGTCGTGCTCGAGGAGCAGGTCCGGGCCGACGCCGCGGCGACGGTCCGGTACCTGCTCGACCAGGGCGTGGCGCCCAAGGTGCTGTCCGGGGACGACCCTCGGACCGTGGCGGCCATCGCCGCCCGGGTCGGGATCCCGGGGGCCGACGCACCGGTGGACGCCCGGCTGCTGGCGGACGACCCCGGCTCGCTCACCGCCGCGCTCGAGTCCGCATCGGTGTTCGGACGCGTGCAGCCCCACCAGAAGCGGGCCATGGTCGAGGCCCTGCAGGCCGCCGGCCACGTCGTCGCCATGACGGGCGACGGCGTCAACGACGTCCCCGCCCTCAAGCAGGCCGACATCGGCATCGCCATGGGGACGGGGAGCCAGGCGAGCCGGTCGGTCGGGCGCATCATCCTGCTCGACAGCTCGTTCGCCGCGTTCCCGAGCGTGCTGGCCGAAGGCCGGCGGGTGATCGCCAACATCGAACGGGTGGCCAACCTGTTCGTCACCAAGACCGTGTACGCCGCCGTGCTGGCGGTCGCCGTCGGGGTGCTGGGCGTCCCGTTCCCCTTCTATCCACGGCACCTCACCGTCGTGAGCACCCTCACCATCGGCGTGCCCGGGTTCTTCCTGGCGCTGGCGGCGGGTGCGCCCCGCGCCCGTCCCGGCTACGTCCGCCGGGTGGCGTGGTTCACGGTCCCGGCCGGGGCGGTGGCCGCGGCGTCGACGTTCGCCGCGTACGCCATGGCGCGCGCCGACACCCAGACGTCGGGCGGTCAGGCGCGCACGACCGCGGCCATCGTGCTGTTCGCATTGGGGCTGTGGGTGCTCGGCCTGCTGAGCCGGCCCCTCGACCCTTCGCGGATCGGGCTCGTCCTCGGCATGGCCGCTGCGGGCGTCCTCGCCATGGTGGTGCCGCTCTCCAGCCGTCTGTTCGCGCTCGACGCCCCCCCGGTCCACGTGCTCGTGACCGCCCTGGTGATCGCCGCCGGTGGTGCCGCGACCATCTCGGTGCTCGTGCGCGCCGTCAGGAGCAGGGCACGATGACTCGCCCGTGGGCGTGGGCGGTGTCCCGCGGCAACACGATCTTCCTCGTGGCCACCGTGGCGGGGCTCGCGCTCGGCGGCGTCCTCCACCTGGCGGGGGCGGGCACCGGCGGCCACGTGGTCTGGGCCCTGACGACCGGAGCGGGCATCGCCGCCTGCATGTGGTGGATCGTGGCCCGTGCCCGCCAGCACCAATTGGGCGTGGACGTCATCGCCCTGCTCGCCCTCGTGGGCGCACTGGTGGTGGCGGAGGAGCTCGCCGGGGCGGTCATCAGCGTGATGCTCGCCACGGGCCGGACGCTCGAAGCGCGCGCCGCCCACCGCGCCCGCCGCGAGCTGCGGGCACTGCTCGAGCGGGCGCCGCGCTCGGCCCGTCTCCACCGTGACGGCACGCTCGCCACGGTGGCACTCGACGAGCTGCGCCCGGGAGACCTCGTGCTGGTCGGGTCGGGCGAGATCGTCCCGGTCGACGGCACCGTGGTCAGCGCGGCGGCCGTGCTCGACGAGTCCGCGCTCACCGGCGAGTCGCTCCCCGTCGAGCGGGCCGAAGGGGACCCGGTCCGCAGCGGGGTCGTCAACGCCGGGGCACCGTTCGACATGCGGGCCACGACCACGGCCGAGGAGAGCAGCTACGCGGGGATCGTCCGCCTGGTGCGCGACGCCCAGGCGGCGGGCAGCCCCTCGGTCCGGCTCGCCGACCGCTATGCGGGGTGGTTCCTCGCCGTCAGCCTCGCCGGTGCCGGTGCGGCGTGGGCCGTCTCGGGGCAGCTCACCCGGGCCGTCGCCGTGCTGGTGGTCGCCACACCGTGCCCCCTCGTCCTCGCCGTCCCCGTCGCCATCGTGTCGGGACTGTCGTTGTCGGCGCGGCGGGGCGTGGTGGTCAAGGGCGGGGCGGCCCTCGAGCAGCTCGCCCGGTGCCGGACGCTCCTGTTCGACAAGACGGGGACCCTCACCGTCGGCCGTCCGGCCCTGGCCGAGGTCGTGCCCGCGGGCGGCCTGCCCGCCGACGACGTGCTGCGGTACGCGGCGTCTCTCGACCAGGTGTCGCCCCACGTGCTCGCCGCCGCCATCGTGAAGGCGGCCCGTGACCGGCATCTCGCGCTCGATCTGCCCGTCGCGGTCGAGGACGTGGCGGGACGGGGCGTCCGGGGGATCGTGGACGGCCACCCGGTGGCGGTGGGCAAGGCCGCGTGGTTGGCCCTCGACACCGGCGCGCCGTGGGTACGCGCCGCGCGCCGCCGGGCCGAGCTCGACGGGGCGCTGACGGTGTTCGTGGAGGTCGACGGGGTGGCCGCCGGTGCGCTCGTCCTCGACGACCCCGTGCGGGCCGACGCCGCCCGTACGATCCGGGCCCTGCGGCGAGGCGGCATCGACCGGGTCGTGATGGTGACCGGGGACCGCGCCGAGGTCGCCGACACCGTCGGGGCCGTCATCGGGGTCGACGAGGTGCTCGCCGAGCGGACGCCGGCGGAGAAAGTCGAGGCGGTGACCGTCGAGCACCGGCGAGCCCCGACGATCATGGTCGGCGACGGCATCAACGACGCCCCTGCCTTGGCCGCCGCCGACGTCGGTGTGGCGATGGGGGCACGCGGGGCGACGGCGTCGTCCGAGGCGGCGGACGTGGTCTTGACCGTCGACCGCCTCGAGCGCCTCGGCGAGGCCGTCGTCATCGCCCGGCACGCCCGCAGCGTGGCCCTGCAGAGCGTGCTGCTCGGTATCGGCCTCTCGGTGGTGGCCATGGCGGTGGCCGGCGTGGGCTTGCTGGCACCGACCTGGGGAGCCATCGCCCAGGAGGGCATCGACGTGGCCGCGATCGTGAACGCCCTGCGCGCCCTCCGGCCGCGGGCGCGCCCGGGCCGTCTCGACGCCCAGGATGCCGAGATCGCCCGCAGGTTCAGCGCGGAACACACGGCGATCAAGGCGGACATCGAGCGACTCCGCACCGTGGCCGACGCGCTGGCGACCGAGGAGCCGAGCCTCGTCGTGGCCGACATCCGCGCCGTGAGCCGCATGCTCGTCGACGAGGTGCTGCCCCACGAGGAGGCCGAGGACGCCATCCTCTACCCGGCGCTCGCCCGTGCCCTCGGCGGTGTCGACCCGACCGGCACGATGAGCCGAGCCCATGTCGAGATCAGTCACCAGATCCGGCGACTGGGTCGGCTCCTCGACGACATCGATCCCTCCGGTCCCGACGACGCCGACGTCGCCGAGCTGCGCCGCCTCCTCTACGGGCTGCACGCCATCCTGCGCCTCCACACCGCCCAGGAGGACGAGGGGTTCCTGTCACTGGCCGACGAGGTGCCTGCCGAGCACATACCGTGACCGCGGGTGGCGCCGAGCTACTCGGACGGCGTCGTCGGGATCCTCTCGTGCACCCGCCGAGGTCCGTCGCGCCATGATGGGAGGATGTCCCCCGAGGCAGGTGCGTCCGGCGCGCTCGACGACATCCGGCAACAGCTCGACACCGTGGACCGCCGGCTCGTGCAGGTCCTGGCGGAGCGGGCCCGGTTGATCGGCGAGGTGATCGCCTTCAAGCGCGCCCAGGGCATGGCGGTCGTCGACCGGCGACGCGAAGACGAGATGTTGGACAGCATCGAGTCCGTCGCCGCGTCCGAGGGCCTGGACCCCCGCGTGGCGCGCCGGGTCCTGCGCGCCGTGATCGACGCCTTCACGCTGCTCGAGGTCGAGCAGCTGGGCCCCGACGACTGAGCGCCCGCGCTCCCGGCCGGCATCGGGCGCCTCCACCCGGTCGATGTCCCCGCCGCCGAAGTGCCCGCCGGTCGATGTCCCCGCCGGTCGATGACTCAGTGCAGGATGAGGCGGACGGCGAGGACGCCGGCGCCGAGGGCTAGGCCGACGGTGCCCTGCACGGCCATCTGCACCCTCGTCACCCGGCTGCGCACGGTGGCCATGATCTCGAAGGTGGCGAGAACGACGGCGCTCGTCCACAGCGCGGCGTTCACGGCCGTGGCCAGGGTCACCCGCGCGCCCCAGAGCGCCACCACCACGGCGATCGGGATGGCGGCGCCCTTGACGATCGCCCCCTCGTGGCGAAGCGCCTGCCACAGGCCTCCGAGCGACATGCCCTCCTGCCGCTCGAGCCGGCGTCCCACGACGTTGGCGTACGCGTGCGCCAGCCAGTAGAGGGTGAGGACCAGCGCGGTGGCCCCGACGGTGTCGGCGAAGGTCTCGCGGCGGGTGCTCTCGGCGGCGAGCACCGCGCTCACCGCCAGCGTTCCGTAGACCAGCCCCTGGGGGTTGTCCTCGGGATCGACCCACCGCCCGAACCTCGCCACCAGGCGCCGGGCCCGGCCGGGGGAGGCGTCAGGAGGTGGGTCTGGCGATGCGTCGGAGGTCATGGGCAGCATCATGCCCGGCGCCCCGGCCGGCCGCGCCGTGCGTGAAATGTGACCTTCGCCCCTGTCGCCGCCGCGGCGCGCCCCCCAAGGTGGGTCACCGTGGGAGGGCACGTGTCACACGAGGAGATGATGGTCGCCGCCCTGACACCGGCGGAGTGCCGCCAGCGCCTGGCGTCGGCGACCATGGGACGGATCGGCATGACCGTTCAGGCGCTCCCCGTCGTGCTCCCTGTGTACTTCGCCCTCGACGGGGAGGCCGTCGTCATCCGCACCGTGGCAGGAACGAAGCTGAGCGCGGCCATCGCCGGCTCGGTGGTGGCGTTCGAGGTCGACCGGCACGAGGACGACGGGCGCGGCTGGAGCGTGATGGTGCAGGGCCGCGCCACCGAGATCCACGGCGAACAGGGCCTGGTCCGGGCCCGCGCCCTCGGGCTGCCCGCCTTCAACCGTGCCGGCGTCCCCGACCATTACATCGCCGTGGCCCTCGAATTCGTCAGCGGACGGGTGGTCGGCCCGGCGCCGGGAGCGGGCGACGGTCGGACCGGGTGATCACCGGCGTTCGCCCGAGCCCCCGCCGGGCAGGAGGATGCGGGCCATCGGCGTCGGCATCCACCAGTTCCAGCTGCCGGACACGCTGACGAGGGCGGGCACGAGCAGCGCCCGCACCACGGTGGCGTCGGGCAGGACCCGCCGGGAACCCGGGCCTCGTCGACGGGGTGCATCCCGACAGGGGACATGGACGCGACGGAGCCCCCTGCGCCGGGGAGTCCTGCACGCGGCCGGTCAGGGTGCCACGGCGGCGCCCGACGCCGCCGACCGGTACGCGGCGTCCACCAGTTCGTGGGCCCGCAAGGCGTCGTCGAAGCCCGGTGATGCCGTGGCACCCTGCCGCACGGTGCGGGCCCAGTGCCGGTCCGCCGGGTACGTGTAGAAGACGAAGTCACGACGGGGGAGTCCGAGCGCGGCGAAGTGCGCCTCGCGCAGCGCGACCAGGTCGGGGCGCACGGGGCTGGTGTCGGGGCGCTGCACCAGAAGGCCGTCCTCTTCGGCGCCGACGATGAAGTCCGTGGTGGCCTCGACGGCGCCGCCTTCGAAGAACACCTCGAAGCGCCGCTCCTCGCGGCCGCGCACCCCGTTGAAGACGCTCAGCAGGGTGCCCACGACCCCCGACTCGTGCTCGACGGTGAGGGCGGCGACGTCCTCGACGTCGAAGCCGAACACCGAGCGAGTGATGGCCCACACGCGCCGGACGGGGCCGAAGAGCCAGCACACGATGTCGGCGGCATGGATGGAGTGTTCGAGCAGCGCGCCGCCACCGGCGTGGGCGCGCTCCGAGCGCCATGAGCTGTGCCCGGGCACGACGGCGCCGGTGGGCCAGTACTGGTCGTCGCGCAGCGTGTAGCCCATCGGCGCGCCCAGCTCCGCCGACCCCACGATGCGCCGGAGCTCGGTGACGATGGGGTGGAAGCGGGAGTGGAAGCCCACCTGGGCCACGAGGCCCGACCCCGCTACGGCGTCGCACAGCGCACGGACGTCGTCGAACGTGGGCGCCAGCGGCTTCTCGCACAGCAGGGGCTTGCCCGCCGCCAGCGTCGCCAGGACGAGATCGCGGTGTGTCGCCGTCGGCGAGGTGATCATGACGGCCTCGACGCCGGGGTCGTCGATGACCCGGCGGGGATCGTCGGTGAGGGTGCCGAACGCGCAGTTGCGCGCCACGGCCGCCCGAGCCTCCTCCGACGGGTCGGCGGCGGCCACCGCCACGGCCTCGCCGTCCTCGCACAACGTGCGCAGCCCGTCGGCATGGATCTGGCCGATCATGCCGCAGCCGATCAGACCGACTCGCAGCGGCGCCCCCGTCACGCCCCGGACCGGTCGGGCCCCGTCGCCTCCACCGTCGGCTCCACCGGCGCCCGCGTGGCCTTCCGGGCCCGCCCGGTCCGCGCCCACGCCCGCGCCGGCGCCACCCCCACGGGCCGCGCCGGGGGGAGGGCGGCGCTGGCCAGCAGCTCGTCGAGGGCGGTGGGGACGGCGGCCGCCAGCTCGGCAACCCGCGGGACCGTCTCGGCGCAGGCCATGAAGCCCCAGTTGAGGGTGCCGCGGTAGCTCATGACGGTGACGTTCAGCCCGGCGCCGTCCATGACCGGGCCGAGGGGGAACCCGGCGACGAGCTCGGCCCCGGCCAGGTAGAGGGGGAAGCCGGGCCCCGGCACGTTGGAGATGACGAGACTGTGGATGGGCCGGTGGTGGTCGGCGAGCTTCAGGCGCGTGTATGCGCGTGCCGCCGCCGAGAACACGTTGGGCGTGGCGTGCTCGGCCCAATTGAGCAGCACGTCCGCCCCGAGCGCGTTGTGCTCCTCCTTCGCCCCCTTGGTGCTGTCCCGGATGGCGAGGAGGCGTTCGACCGGGTCGGCGATCTGGCACGGCAGCGCCACGAACATGGCTGACACCTTGTTGACGCCCCGGTGGTTCGGGACGGCGGGGGCGACCGACACCGGTACGGTCGCCACCAGCGGGTCGTCGGGGAGCTCGTCGCCCTCGACGAGGTAGCGCCGCAGCGCGCCGGCGCACAACGCCAGCACGACGTCGTTCACCGTCGTGCCGCAGGCGCGCTTGATCCCCTGCACGTCCTCGAGCGCGATCGACGAGAAGGCGACGCGCCGGTGCGGCGTGATGGCGGCGTTGAGCGAGGTCCGGGGGGTGGTGAGCGGCAGCGCGGCCTTGCCCGGCCCCCGCGTCCGGACCTGCCACACGTCGAGCACGGCGCGCCCCGTGCGCCAGAGCAGCTTCGTCATGTCGAGGGGCCGCGTCATGCGGGTGCCGAGCGCGTGGGCCACGAGACGCAGGTCCGACGGCAGGCGTTCGTCGGCGGCCGGGGGCCCCGCCGGCGCGGGTCGCGGGGCCGGGTCGGCCTCGAGGTCGAACAGCTGGGCGAGCAGCTCGGCGCCGGACACTCCGTCGATGGTGGAGTGGTGGATCTTCGTGACGAGCCCGATCCTCCCGTCGCGCAGGCCCTCGACGATGACCATCTCCCACAACGGCTTGGTGCGGTCGAGCTGCCGGCTGCAGACATCCCCGACGAGGCCGGCGAACTCGTCCATGCCGCCCGGGGCGGGAAGCGCGCGACGGCGGATGTGGTAGTCGATGTCGAACGTGGGGTCGTCCACCCAGTAGGGGTGGCTCAGGCGGAAGGGGACCTCCACGAGCCGCCGCCGGAAGATGGGTGCGAGAGCCAGGCGCGAGCTGACGAGGTCGCGGAGCTTGTCGAACGAGTACCCGCCCGGCACCGTCGAGGGGTCGAAGACCGCCGCCATGGAGACGTGCATGTGCAGGCTCGGCGTCTCCAGGTACAGGAAGGTCGCGTCCAGTCCGGTGAGCTGCTCCATGGTCGTCTCGCCCTCGTTCGTCGGCCTGTGCCTGCCCCCCGACGCCGCAGTGACGCCCCGCCGTCCCCAGCGTGCGCCATCTTCCCACCGTGAGCGAGGATGGTGCCATGACGTGGTCGTGGGTGTACCTGGCCGTGAGCCTGGTGGGCGCCTGGTTCGTCCTGAACGCCTTCCGGCCCCTGCGTCACGAGCTGTTCCTGGTGCCGAGCTTCTTCGCCGGCTGGTACACGGGCGAGATGCCGGTCTGGCACGTCGTCTGGCAGGTGGCCGCCACGGTGGCCTTCGCCCTCGAGGGCGCCCTGGGGTCGTGGCCGGGATGGGTGGGGCTGGCCGTCAACCTGGTGGCGTGGACGGGGCTCGTCGCCCACGCCCGGATCTCGGACGGGGCCCGCCACGTCTTCGCCCGGGCCGAGGCGGAGACGCCGCTCCCGGCACCCCACGCCGGCGACCTCCCGCTGCACGGGGGCCACACGATGTGGCGCTTCCCCCGGCTCGTCTACCCGCTGCCGCGTCCGGCCCGCTCCGTCCAGGCCATCCGCAACATCGACTACGCCGGCGACGGCATCCGCGGCCATCGCCTGGACGTCATCCGGCGGCGGGTGGACCCGCCCACCGGCGCGCCGGTGCTCGTGTACATCCACGGCGGCGCGTGGGTCATCGGGGACAAGCGCGAGCAGGGGCTCCCGCTCCTCCACGAGCTCGCCCGCCGGGGCTGGGTCACCGTGACCATCAATTACCGGCTGAGCCCCCGGGCCACCTGGCCCGACCACATCGTCGACTGCAAGCGGGCGCTCGCCTGGGTCCGCCAGCACATCGCCGAGTACGGCGGCGACCCCGGGTTCGTCGCCGTGTCGGGAGGTTCGGCGGGCGGCCACCTGGCATCGCTGGCGGCTCTCACGATCGGCGATCCCGCCTTCCAGCCCGGTTTCGAGGACGACGACGCCTCGGTGGACGCGTGCGTGCCCTTCTACGGCGTCTACGACATGACCGCCGGCCGGGGGACGTCCGGGTACGACGAGGGGCTCCTCGTGCTCCTGGAGCGGCGCGTGTTCAAGCGCCGTCTGGCCGACGACCCCTCGGTGTTCGAGGCAGCCTCGCCGGTGTGCCGCGTCCACGCCGGAGCGCCGCCGTTCTTCGTGATCCACGGCACGAACGACACCCTGGTGCCGGTGGGCGAGGCCCGGGCCTTCGTCACCGCCCTGCGGTCGGTGTCGAAGGCCCCCGTCCTCTACGCCGAGCTCCCCTACACCCAGCACGCCTTCGACGTGCTGCCGTCGGTCCGCAGCGCGCACGCCGTGGCCGCCGTGGTGCGGTTCCTCGAGGGGGTGCGCCACCGCCGTTCGGTCGAGCAGCCCCACCGGGGGGCACCCCGGGCGTCCTGACGCCGCCGGCCCCGCCGGCCATCCACGACCCGGCCCGGCCGGCCATCCACAACCCGGCCCGGTCGGCCATCCACGACCGGGCCGGCCGGGTGCACAACCCCGGCATCTGACGTAGCATCACTAGAACACGTTCCCGTGCCGTGCCAGGCTCCCGGGCGACCGGCCCGCGGGTCGGACCGGTGGGCCTGTCCGTGGGTGTCATCGGCAGCTCAGGGCGACGTGGCAAGCTGGATACGACCTGGGGGCGGTCACACCCCACGCGGGTCGGGGACACGGAGGGGGGCGTAGTGGACGCGAACCGAGAGGCGCTGCCGGTGCGAGGGCGCCGGATCCGGCGCGGTTGGCGGTTCACGCCACGCACGGCAATGGCGATAGCGCTTTCCGTGCTGACAGTGGGCCTCACTGCGTGCTCGTCGAAGAGCACCGACGCGAGCTCCACCTCGTCGACGCCGGCGGGCTCCTCCGGATCATCGGGCTCGACCGGCAGCACCGGCCCGGGCTCCTCGGGGCCCACGCCGGGCGTGACGGCCAAATCGGTGACCGTCGGCCAGGTCGACGACCTGTCCTCGCCGATCCCCGGGCTGTTCAAGGGGGCCGAGGACGGCACCAAGGCCTACTTCGCCTACGTGAACAGCCAGGGCGGCGTGTACGGCCGCAAGCTCGTCCTCGACGCCCAGGACAGCGCCTTCCAGACCGGCCAGGTGGCCACGGCGACGGGAGCGCAGATCCTCAAGGACTTCGCCCTCGTCGGCGGCTTCTCGCTGCTCGACTCGGCCGAGAAGCCGCTCATCGACCTCGGTCACGTGCCCGACGTGGGGTTCTCGCTCGACCCGGGCCTGTCGAGCGATCCCTATCTCTACAGCCCGCTCCCGAACCCCGTGAACAACTACCCGCTCGGGGTCTTCAAGTACCTCAAGAAGGCGTACCCCCAGGCGGTCAAGAAGGTCGGGATCATCTGGGAGAACGCCACCGCCTCGACGACGTCCTCCGAGCACGCCTTCGAGAACGCCATGAAGGCGGCCGGGTT encodes:
- a CDS encoding Gfo/Idh/MocA family oxidoreductase; this encodes MGADRAGPEGHAGAGGADGGGDGARPVRGVTGAPLRVGLIGCGMIGQIHADGLRTLCEDGEAVAVAAADPSEEARAAVARNCAFGTLTDDPRRVIDDPGVEAVMITSPTATHRDLVLATLAAGKPLLCEKPLAPTFDDVRALCDAVAGSGLVAQVGFHSRFHPIVTELRRIVGSAELGAPMGYTLRDDQYWPTGAVVPGHSSWRSERAHAGGGALLEHSIHAADIVCWLFGPVRRVWAITRSVFGFDVEDVAALTVEHESGVVGTLLSVFNGVRGREERRFEVFFEGGAVEATTDFIVGAEEDGLLVQRPDTSPVRPDLVALREAHFAALGLPRRDFVFYTYPADRHWARTVRQGATASPGFDDALRAHELVDAAYRSAASGAAVAP
- a CDS encoding wax ester/triacylglycerol synthase family O-acyltransferase, which translates into the protein MEQLTGLDATFLYLETPSLHMHVSMAAVFDPSTVPGGYSFDKLRDLVSSRLALAPIFRRRLVEVPFRLSHPYWVDDPTFDIDYHIRRRALPAPGGMDEFAGLVGDVCSRQLDRTKPLWEMVIVEGLRDGRIGLVTKIHHSTIDGVSGAELLAQLFDLEADPAPRPAPAGPPAADERLPSDLRLVAHALGTRMTRPLDMTKLLWRTGRAVLDVWQVRTRGPGKAALPLTTPRTSLNAAITPHRRVAFSSIALEDVQGIKRACGTTVNDVVLALCAGALRRYLVEGDELPDDPLVATVPVSVAPAVPNHRGVNKVSAMFVALPCQIADPVERLLAIRDSTKGAKEEHNALGADVLLNWAEHATPNVFSAAARAYTRLKLADHHRPIHSLVISNVPGPGFPLYLAGAELVAGFPLGPVMDGAGLNVTVMSYRGTLNWGFMACAETVPRVAELAAAVPTALDELLASAALPPARPVGVAPARAWARTGRARKATRAPVEPTVEATGPDRSGA
- a CDS encoding alpha/beta hydrolase, whose protein sequence is MTWSWVYLAVSLVGAWFVLNAFRPLRHELFLVPSFFAGWYTGEMPVWHVVWQVAATVAFALEGALGSWPGWVGLAVNLVAWTGLVAHARISDGARHVFARAEAETPLPAPHAGDLPLHGGHTMWRFPRLVYPLPRPARSVQAIRNIDYAGDGIRGHRLDVIRRRVDPPTGAPVLVYIHGGAWVIGDKREQGLPLLHELARRGWVTVTINYRLSPRATWPDHIVDCKRALAWVRQHIAEYGGDPGFVAVSGGSAGGHLASLAALTIGDPAFQPGFEDDDASVDACVPFYGVYDMTAGRGTSGYDEGLLVLLERRVFKRRLADDPSVFEAASPVCRVHAGAPPFFVIHGTNDTLVPVGEARAFVTALRSVSKAPVLYAELPYTQHAFDVLPSVRSAHAVAAVVRFLEGVRHRRSVEQPHRGAPRAS